From Sinorhizobium sp. B11:
ATAATTATTGAATAGAGGACGGATCCCCCAACCGTCCGGGCGTGACGTGTTTCGTACGACCCTCTGTCCGAATTCACCCACGGCCATCGCCCGTTCGCAGCGCGCTTAACCCCCGCGCTGCGAAGCTTTTGGGCCGCCTGCATCCCGGCTGTACCTTTTCCAGGCTCAGAATAGTTAGGCGTTTGCCAAACTATTTATTGACTCCGATCCTGCCGTGCCTATAGTTAGGCGTATGCCTAACCAATCGCATGCACTTGATTTGATGTTTCAGGCTCTGGCGGACCCGGCCCGGCGCAGCATGGTCGATCGGCTCTGCAAAGGGCCAGCCTCTGTGAAAGAACTGGCCGAACCGCTGCCCATGGCGCTGCCTTCCGTCCTCCAGCATCTGCAGATGCTGGAAGCGAGCGGCCTGGTGCGTTCGGAAAAGACCGGCCGTATTCGCACCTGCCGGATAGAGCCGCAGGCGCTGCGCTCCGCCGAAGACTGGATCAATGAGCGCCGCATCCTCTGGGAGCACCGTCTCGACAGGCTCGGTGCCTATCTCGAAGCCAATCCGGATATGCCGGAGAACCCCGGAAAGACAGAAAAGGAGTAAGACCATGCAGGAAGAGTACAGTACCCTCCATTCCACCTTCTCCATCGAACGCACATACGATGTGCCGGCCCCGCGTGTCTTCGCCGCCTGGTCCGATCCGAAGGCGCGCCTGCAGTGGGAGGCGATCGGCGAGGACTTCACCACCACCTATACCGAGAATGATTTCCGCGTCGGCGGCCGCGATATCAGCCGGTTCAATTTCGGCAAGAGTGACGAATATGTCGCCGACGCGCGCTACGAGGATATCGTCCGGGATCGCCGTATCGTCTACGCCTATACGATGTCGCACAACGAGCGGCGCATCTCCTCGTCACTGACGACGATCAGCCTGACGCCAGTGCCGGAAGGCACGCATGTCTCGGTGACGGAACAGATCACGATCCTCGATGGCGGCGACAAGGTGGAATATCGCCAAGCCGGCATCGCCGGACAGCTCGACCAGCTCGGCCGCTACCTCGCCGGCGAGAAGGTCGCCTGACCGCTTACTTTTCCAGCGTTGCCACCACCTCGACATGCGAGGTCCAGAGGAACTGGTCGATGGGCGTTACCGAGGTAATCCGGTAGCCGCCCTCGACGAGGATAGCGAGGTCGCGGGCAAGTGTGAGCGGATTGCAGCTGACGGCGACGATCTTCTTCACCGTCGAGCGGGCCAGTTCCTTGCACTGGAATTCGGCCCCCGCACGCGGCGGGTCGAAGACAACGGCGTCGTAGACCTTGAGCTCCGATGTCATCAACGGCCGGCGGAAGAGATCACGCTTCTCCACGGTGACAGGCTTCAGGCCCTGCGTATTACGCGCTGCGTGGTCGAGTGCGGCGATCGCCTTGGCGTCTCCTTCGACGGCATGCACGCGTCCGAGGCGGGCAAGCTGCAGCGAAAAGGTACCGGCGCCGGCAAAGAGATCCGCTATTCGCTTGGCTTTGCCGACATGGGCAAGCACGAGCTTCGCCATCGCTTCTTCGGCAGGCTTCGTCGCCTGCGTGAAACCGCCGGCCGGGGGCGAGACCTGCACGCCACCGAATTCGACGATCGGCTTGGATGGCTCGATGAGAATTTCGCCGTCGAGCGAAACGCGGGCGATGCCGCGAAGGCCGAGCACGACTTCGATCGCCTTGCGACGCTGTTGGTCGGAAAGCTTCTTCACGCCTTCGACCGCAAGATCGAGGCCGGAGAGCGTTTCCAGAACCGCGATGCGGAAGGCCTCTGCATTGGTCGCGATCGCCGCTCCGACTGCCCTGATCGCCGGCAGCCGGGAGATGATCCCGGCCGACGAGATGGGACATTCCTCGATGGCGACGATATGATGGCTTTCGGCCTGGTTGAAGCCGATGAGCATGTCCTTTTCGGTCTTGCGCGCCGCAAACACCACTCGCCGTCGCTCGCCGGGATGGGCGGCGACGATTTCGCCGACCTCGGGCGTCAGCCCCTTGGACTTCAGCGCGTCGACAACAAGCTGCCGCTTGAAGGCGCGGTAAGGCGCATCGGCCATATGCTGGAGCGTGCAACCGCCGCAGGTGCCGTTGATACCGTCAGGCCCGAAATGCCGGCAAGGCGGCTCCCGCCTGTCGGCGGAGGCCGACGCGATCGACATGACGGTGCCCTGGTTCTTGACGCGGGCGATCGCCACCGTCTCTCCGGGCAGTGTGAAGGGAACGTAGACAGGCCCGTCCTGGCTGGCGGCAATGCCGTCGCCCTGTGCTCCGAGCCTGTCGATGGTGATGGTTTCCGTGCTCACGCTTTCGTCCCTGCCAGTAGAAATTCCTGATTGCCGTCTCCGCCTGAAATCGGCGAGGGGATGAGCCCTAAACTCTTCCAGCCCATATCTTCAGTAAACCAGCGCTCCAGTTCTGCCGCCACGTCGGGGCCGGAGGCCGGATCCTTGAGCAGCCCGCCCTTTCCGATCGCCTCGCGCCCCGCCTCGAATTGCGGCTTGACGAGGATCGCGGCGATCGCATTCGTTTCGGCAATATCGAGTGCGGGAGCAAGCGCCAGCTTCAGCGAGATGAACGAGACGTCGGAGACGACGAAGTCCACCGCATGGTCGATGTCCTCAGCCGTCAGGTTGCGGGCATTGAGCCCCTCGATATTGGTCACGCGCGTATCGGTTGATATTCTCGGATGCATCTGCCCGTGGCCGACATCGATGGCCGTGACATGCACAGCCCCCCTTTCGAGCAGCACTTCCGTGAAGCCGCCGGTCGAAGCGCCGACATCGAGACAGTGCCGTCCTGCCGGATCGAGCCCGAAATGGTCGAGCGCCGCAACGAGCTTCAATGCTGCACGCGAAACATAATCCTGCGCGGGGTCGTCGATCTCGATTGCCGCGTCAAGCCCGAAGATGGCGCCGGCCTTCGTCACCACCTTGCCGGCGACCTTGACGGTGCCTCGCGACACGGCGTCCCGTGCCCGTGAACGGCTCGCAAAAAGGCCGAGGGTGACGAGAAGCTGGTCGAGGCGTTGGCTGTTCTGATCGGACATTGGCTGTGAATGACCGGCAAAGCCTCGGGTTGCAAGCATTTTGTTGATATTGCCGATACGCGGGCACGGTCTCACATCATCGTCTGGAATAATTCGAAGCAACTTGTGCTGCGATGCACAAATTTAAACAATTTTAAATCCCACCCGCCTAGGTTCACCTTGATTGTAGCGGTTCGCCTTTGAATCGCTTGGTGCCATGAAGGCTCCCGCGTCCTCCCCGCCGATCATGTTCCTCATCAAGAAGTCTTGTGGCTGCGCATTTGCGTAGTCGCCCCTTGTCGCGCCTGATGTCGCCAGGAGAAATTGACCGATGTTCGCCCGAAACATATCCTTGAATGGTAAGCTTGCGGCCACTTTCGCAGCACTCATCCTTATTTTCGTTTCCGTTTCCGCTTTCGTCTATTCCAAGGCAACGACATCGGCGAGCGCTTCCGCCGAACAGGAAAAGTCCGAGCTTCTCGTCAACCAGATCGATGACGCGCTTCAGGCCATGCTGGAGCAGGCCGTCAACCTGCGCGGCTTCATCCTCTTCCGCAGCGACAGCACCTATGGCGATATTTTTGCCAACCGCGAGCGTATGCTGAAGGCGATTGCCGCTGCCAAGCAGACCGCCGCTTCCCAGCCCGAACTGCTGTCGATGATCGACGACATGCAGAAGGCTGCCGACCTTTATTTCCATGAGCTTGCCGAGCCGCAGGCCAAGGCCCGCAAGGAAACCGAGACCCCGATCGCAGACGTCGTCAAGATCGGTGTCAACGCCACCAAGGGCCAGCTTGACGGCTTCCGCGCCGCTTCCGCCAAGATCAAGTCGCTTGCTCGTGACAAGTCGACGGCTCTCGCTGCCGCGCAAGCGGATGCCAACAGCGACCTCAAGACCACGCTTCTGGTCGGTGGCGTTGCCGCTGCCCTTGCCGCTGCTGCTCTTGCCTGGGCCTTGTCGCGAACCATCGTCCGCCCGATCGTCGGCATGACCGCTGCCATGGACCGTCTCGCCGGCGGCGACCACAATATCGAGGTTCCGGCAACCGGCCGTCAGGACGAAGTCGGCCGCATGGCCCAGTCCGTGCTGGTCTTCAAGGATGCCGCGATCGAAAAACAGCAGCTTGCCGGCGAAACCGACCGCATGCGCGGAGAAGCCGAGCGTCAGCGCCAGGCCAGCGACGAGCAGAAGGCCCGTGAAGAGGGCGAGATCCGCTTCGCCGTCGAAGCTCTGGCCGGCGGTCTTGCTGGCCTTGCCGTTGGCGATGTAGCAGCCCGCATCCACACGCCATTCGCACCGCAGTATGATAGCCTGCGCAATGATTTCAACAACGCCGTCGAAAAGCTGCAGGCTGCCTTGCAGTCCGTTGGCCGCAACGCTTCGGCGATCAATGCCGGCGCCGGTGAAATCCGCTCCGCCGCAGATGATCTCGCTCACCGCACCGAGCAGCAGGCCGCGGCCGTCGAAGAGACCGCAGCTGCTCTCGAAGAAGTCACGACCACGGTCCGTGACTCCGCCAAGCGCGCCGAGGACGTCGGCAATCTTGTCGAGCGCACCCGCCTCGGCGCGGAAAAGTCGGGCGAAGTCGTCCGCAAGGCCGTTTCGGCCATGCAGCAGATCGAAAAGTCCTCGGGCGAAATCTCCAACATCATCGGCGTCATCGACGACATTGCCTTCCAGACCAACCTTCTGGCTCTGAACGCCGGCGTCGAAGCGGCCCGCGCCGGTGAAGCCGGCAAGGGCTTTGCCGTCGTCGCCCAGGAAGTCCGCGAATTGGCCCAGCGCTCGGCAAACGCCGCCAAGGAAATCAAGGCGCTGATCAACACGTCAAGCGAACAGGTCAATTCCGGCGTCGGCCTCGTCGGCGAAACCGGCAAGGCGCTGGAAGCGATTGTCGCCGAGGTGCAGGAAATCAACCGTCATGTTGGCGCGATCGTCACGGCCACCCGCGAACAGTCGATCGGCCTGCAGGAGATCAATACCGCCGTCAACAACATGGACCAGGGCACCCAGCAGAACGCCGCC
This genomic window contains:
- a CDS encoding methyl-accepting chemotaxis protein; this translates as MFARNISLNGKLAATFAALILIFVSVSAFVYSKATTSASASAEQEKSELLVNQIDDALQAMLEQAVNLRGFILFRSDSTYGDIFANRERMLKAIAAAKQTAASQPELLSMIDDMQKAADLYFHELAEPQAKARKETETPIADVVKIGVNATKGQLDGFRAASAKIKSLARDKSTALAAAQADANSDLKTTLLVGGVAAALAAAALAWALSRTIVRPIVGMTAAMDRLAGGDHNIEVPATGRQDEVGRMAQSVLVFKDAAIEKQQLAGETDRMRGEAERQRQASDEQKAREEGEIRFAVEALAGGLAGLAVGDVAARIHTPFAPQYDSLRNDFNNAVEKLQAALQSVGRNASAINAGAGEIRSAADDLAHRTEQQAAAVEETAAALEEVTTTVRDSAKRAEDVGNLVERTRLGAEKSGEVVRKAVSAMQQIEKSSGEISNIIGVIDDIAFQTNLLALNAGVEAARAGEAGKGFAVVAQEVRELAQRSANAAKEIKALINTSSEQVNSGVGLVGETGKALEAIVAEVQEINRHVGAIVTATREQSIGLQEINTAVNNMDQGTQQNAAMVEEQTAASHALAQEASALDDLLRQFKLGAQAAAPAQRTVAATATSRPVASPARALASKVTKAFGGKQATAAAVVQEDWTEF
- a CDS encoding TlyA family RNA methyltransferase — translated: MSDQNSQRLDQLLVTLGLFASRSRARDAVSRGTVKVAGKVVTKAGAIFGLDAAIEIDDPAQDYVSRAALKLVAALDHFGLDPAGRHCLDVGASTGGFTEVLLERGAVHVTAIDVGHGQMHPRISTDTRVTNIEGLNARNLTAEDIDHAVDFVVSDVSFISLKLALAPALDIAETNAIAAILVKPQFEAGREAIGKGGLLKDPASGPDVAAELERWFTEDMGWKSLGLIPSPISGGDGNQEFLLAGTKA
- a CDS encoding class I SAM-dependent RNA methyltransferase; protein product: MSTETITIDRLGAQGDGIAASQDGPVYVPFTLPGETVAIARVKNQGTVMSIASASADRREPPCRHFGPDGINGTCGGCTLQHMADAPYRAFKRQLVVDALKSKGLTPEVGEIVAAHPGERRRVVFAARKTEKDMLIGFNQAESHHIVAIEECPISSAGIISRLPAIRAVGAAIATNAEAFRIAVLETLSGLDLAVEGVKKLSDQQRRKAIEVVLGLRGIARVSLDGEILIEPSKPIVEFGGVQVSPPAGGFTQATKPAEEAMAKLVLAHVGKAKRIADLFAGAGTFSLQLARLGRVHAVEGDAKAIAALDHAARNTQGLKPVTVEKRDLFRRPLMTSELKVYDAVVFDPPRAGAEFQCKELARSTVKKIVAVSCNPLTLARDLAILVEGGYRITSVTPIDQFLWTSHVEVVATLEK
- a CDS encoding SRPBCC family protein, which codes for MQEEYSTLHSTFSIERTYDVPAPRVFAAWSDPKARLQWEAIGEDFTTTYTENDFRVGGRDISRFNFGKSDEYVADARYEDIVRDRRIVYAYTMSHNERRISSSLTTISLTPVPEGTHVSVTEQITILDGGDKVEYRQAGIAGQLDQLGRYLAGEKVA
- a CDS encoding metalloregulator ArsR/SmtB family transcription factor, translated to MFQALADPARRSMVDRLCKGPASVKELAEPLPMALPSVLQHLQMLEASGLVRSEKTGRIRTCRIEPQALRSAEDWINERRILWEHRLDRLGAYLEANPDMPENPGKTEKE